The following coding sequences are from one bacterium SCSIO 12741 window:
- a CDS encoding putative metal-dependent hydrolase yields MDAKELEALRYPVGKFEKPTTISPDQRKAWMEEIALFPANLRTLVQGISEEQKQLRYRPEGWTLAQVVHHCADSHLNSLIRFKWALTENNPTIKAYFEDRWAELPDSQNLDLEPSLQLLEGLHKRWAYLLTHLTSEQLQKTFVHPETMDAISLDQNVANYAWHGRHHLAHVKNALELKF; encoded by the coding sequence ATGGATGCAAAGGAATTAGAGGCACTGCGCTATCCCGTTGGGAAGTTTGAAAAGCCAACTACTATCAGCCCGGACCAGCGAAAAGCATGGATGGAAGAGATCGCTCTTTTTCCGGCTAATCTTCGAACCTTGGTACAAGGAATTTCGGAAGAGCAGAAGCAACTTCGATACCGTCCTGAGGGATGGACCCTTGCCCAGGTAGTTCACCATTGTGCCGACAGCCACCTCAATAGTTTGATCCGATTCAAATGGGCGCTCACGGAAAACAATCCGACCATTAAAGCCTATTTCGAAGATCGCTGGGCAGAGCTTCCAGATTCGCAAAATCTTGATTTAGAGCCTTCTCTCCAATTGCTGGAAGGGCTCCATAAACGATGGGCCTACTTGCTTACCCATTTGACGTCAGAACAACTTCAAAAAACTTTCGTTCACCCTGAAACCATGGATGCCATTTCCTTGGACCAGAATGTGGCGAACTATGCCTGGCATGGTCGTCACCATTTGGCCCATGTTAAAAATGCGTTAGAGTTAAAGTTTTGA